Proteins encoded together in one Solanum lycopersicum chromosome 7, SLM_r2.1 window:
- the LOC138337426 gene encoding uncharacterized protein, which produces MVRDCPQNRGKAGGNAQPRPNPKSEAADEPPKRNRFYALKGREEQKKFVDVVTWCMFSFVTPLLALTFEILPEVLHDPIVVTGPLGENVRTDRVYKNCPIVVSGKTMCANMIELPINDFDIILVMDLLQSCYACLDFRSRVVRFLFPDEEDIIVNEFLDVFPEDIPGVPPLQEIYFGIDLEPDIKPICIPHYQMASAKLKELKLQLKDLTEKGFIQPSISPWGASVSFLRIRDGDTPKKVFRTRYGHYEFLLMSFGLTNAPAAFMDLMNRVVRDLDSFVIVFIDDILIYSKTKELRSVTLLGHVVSDQGIEVDPRKTESVKNRLKPLTHTDIRSFLGLVGYYRRFVEGFSSIIAQLTALTKKKDMFEWTETCEKSLKKLKDRLTSATVLTLSKYGENYTIYCDESRRHYLYRVHVDVTTDHKSLKYMFTQRELNLRQRRWLELLKDYDMNVNYHPVLLKMNESFSLEDNGILRHHDRLCEPNVDDLRTRILAESHGSRYS; this is translated from the exons atggtcAGAGACTGTCCACAGAACAGAGGTAAGGctggaggtaatgctcagcctaggcctaacCCTAAGAGTGAAGCAGCAGACGAGCCTCCTAAGAGGAATAGATTTTATGCCCTGAAGGGCAGGGAGGAGCAGAAGAAGTTTGTTGATGTAGTCACAT ggtgtatgttttcttttgtgaCTCCTCTTCTTGCCCTTACTTTTGAAATACTACCTGAAGTTCtacatgatcctatagtggttacagggcctttaggagaaaatgtaagaactgataGGGTATACAAgaattgcccaatagttgtaagtggtaagactatgtgtgcaaaCATGATTGAGTTACCCATTAAtgactttgatattattcttgtcATGGACTTGCTTCAAAGTTGTTATGCTTGCTTGGACTTTCGTAGTAGAGTGGTGAGATTTCTCTTCCCTGATGAAGAAGA TAtcatagtgaatgagttcctagatgtgtttcctgaagatATACCTGGAGTCCCTCCCCTTCAAGAGATTtactttggtatcgacttagaacccgatATTAAACCTATCTGTATTCCTCATTATCAAATGGCTTCAGCaaaactcaaagagttgaagttgcagttaaaagatctcactgagaagggtttcattcagccgagcatatccccttggggcgctTCAGTGTcattc CTTAGAATTAGGGATGGAGATACCCCAAAGAAAGTCTTCCGTACCCgctatggtcactatgagtttctactcatgtcatttggtctcacgaatgcacctgctgcatttatggatcttatgaatagagttGTCCGTgaccttgactctttcgtcatagtattcattgatgacattctcatttACTCTAAGACAAAGGAA CTGAGATCAGTCACCTTactgggtcatgttgtgtccgatcaaggCATAGAGGTGGACCCGAGGAAGACTGAATCTGTTAAGAACCGGCTAAAGCCTCTTACTCACACCGATATCCGTAGCTTTCTCGGATTGGTtggttactaccgcaggttTGTGGAGGGCTTTTCTTCCATCATTGCCCAACTTACAGCTTTGACGAAGAAGAAAGACATGTTCGAATGGacggagacttgtgagaagagtttgaAGAAGCTCAAGGACAGGCTCACTTCAGCCACGGTGCTTACTCTATCTAAGTATGGTGAGAATTACACGATTTATTGTGATGAATCTAGG AGGCATTATTTGTATAGAGTACATGTGGATGTTACCACGGATCATAAAAGTCTCAAGTACATGTTCACacagagggagttgaatctacgtcagcGCAGGTGGTTGGAGctattgaaggactatgacatgaatgtcaACTACCATCcagtgttgttaaaaatgaatgagtctttctCTTTGGAAGATAATGGCATACTTAGACACCACGACAGGCTGTGTGAACCAAATGTGGATGATTTACGGACTAGGATTTTGGCAGAGTCacatggttccagatattcctAA
- the LOC138337425 gene encoding uncharacterized protein — translation MKKDIAEYVAKCPNCQQVKVEHLKPGGLTQIIEVSTWKLEAFNMDFVVGLLRTRRQHDSIWVVVDRLTKSVQFIPVKSTYKAEDYARLYIALPVKLASVHPIFHVFMLKKCLGDPASIPPVEGLEVGEDLSYEEVLVEILDTQVNRLRNKDISSLKKCLGDPASILPVEGLEVGEDLSYEEVLVEILDTQVKRLRNKDISTLKVLWRNHLVEGAMWEANADMRSRYPHVFSS, via the exons atgaagaaggacattgcagaatatgtggctaagtgtcctaattgtcagcaaGTTAAGGTagagcatcttaagcctggtggtctGACTCAGATTATTGAAGTTTCGACTTGGAAGTTGGAGGCctttaatatggacttcgtggttggtcttctgaGGACTAGGAGGCaacatgactctatatgggttgttgtggacagattgactaagtctgtccagtttatccctgtgaagtctacttacaaagCCGAGGATTACGCGAGACTCTACATTG CATTGCCTGTCAAGCTAGCTTCTGTCCATCCAATCTTTCATGTctttatgttgaagaagtgtctaggtgatccagcatcaatcccacctgttgaaggtttggaggttggtgaagacttgtcttatgaggaggtacttgttgagatcttagacacACAGGTCAATCGGCTGAGGAACAAAGATATTTCCTCattgaag aagtgtctaggtgatccagcatcaatcctacctgttgaaggtttggaggttggtgaagacttgtcttatgaagaggtacttgttgagatcttagacacacaggtcaagcggctgaggaacaaaGATATTTCCACattgaaggtattgtggagaaatcatctGGTTGAGGGTGCTATGTGGGAGGCTAACGCCGACATGAGATCCCGCTATCCTCATGTTTTCAGTTCTTAA